A segment of the Deltaproteobacteria bacterium genome:
TCAAAGTCGGGAAGCGATCGAGCACACGACCGAAGATCAGGCGCGCCGCGCTGACCATATAGGTTAGCGGGAATCCTAACGCGGTTGGAAAATGTTGATAGCCCTGGTAGCGCTCCGAGCCTACGAGCCACGGATGGCTGTGTTGGGCTTCGAACACCCGCGCGGCCGGATGAAGTAGGATCGGAATGTTAAGATCGGCAATCTCTTCATAAAGCGGATACAGCACTTCGTTGTCGAGATCGCCGTCGCCCCAGCCACCGTTGAACTTAACCGCCTTCATGCCCAGCTCTTTGACCGCTCGTCGCAGCTCTTTGACCGATTCTTTGATATCCGGCAGATAAATCCACGCACAGCCGATAAAACGATTGTCGCCCTGGATATCTTCGGCCGCCGTATCGTTGTACGCGCGCGCCAACTGCCGACCCAGCTCCGGATCGCACTCATAAATCAACGGCCGGTTGTCAGGAATCAAAACCTGGACATCGAAACCGTCTTTCTTCATAAACTCGGCGCGCAGCGGAATGCTCCAACGCCCTTCTTTGAACGAATGAACCTTCTTGCCATCGCGATAATACGTCGCCACTTTGCCCGGCACCACTTCGCCGTAGCGCACCATGTCGCCCTTGTCTTCGACGACTTCGACATGTCCCTTACCAGGGTGCTTAACCTTGTCGATAAAACGTAGCGGCCAATAGTGGCTGTCGCCGTCGATGTACATGGGAACCTCCGAACGGAACGTCTAGCGTCCAGCGTCTTGTGTTTAGCGTGGGGACCGAACGAAAACGCCAGACCCCAAACGCTAGACGCTCATTTCACGCCATACCGATTCAGCACTTCGTCAATAAATCCGCTCTGATCGAGCCGTTTCATGATGCGATCGTCGATCAAGTTTTCGGGCTTGACGTTTTCGACTTTCGGGTTGCTGCGCTTCATCAGACGGATCACGTTGGTCGCGCCGGCGGGATTGGCATAAGGCCTACGATCGAGACCGCTCACCATGTCGCGGTAGCCTTCCTCGGCGTCTTTCTCCGAAACGCGCAAATACTTTTGTAGGATCTTGAGGGTGTTAGGCTTTTCCTTGGCCGACAAGCAAAATGCCGCGCCTTCGATCACCGACTTGATGACGTTCTCCACCATTTGTGGATTTTTCTGAATATAGGGGTCGCGTGCAACGATGGACGAGCTCAAGATAGGCAGATTGAGCTTGCCCAAATCGGCTAGAATGTTCAGCCCCTTAGCCGCCAAGGGTCGCGCCTGCACGCCGTCGAGGACGGTCGCGTCCACCGTGCCTTGGGCCACGGCTTGAGCCAACACCGATTGATCGCCCGCGGCGATAATCGCGATCTTGTCACGATCGGGATCGAGGCCGAGATGTTCGAGTGCCAGAATCGCGCCCATCCATACCGTGCCGCCGATAGCCTGGACGCCAAACTTCTTGCCGCGCAGGTCCTCCGCCGTCTTGATGTTGGGCCGCGCCACCACTTCATAGGTGACCCGATTGGTCAGCGCCGAGAGCACCTTCAAGTCCGAACCTGAAGCCACCGCGCCGATGACCGCGGTGCCGCCGGTGTAACCTACTTCGATTTCGTTGGACGCCATCGCGGAAACCAAAGTCGGCGCGCCACGCACAAACAACGGCTCCGCATCGAAGCCGTATTTGGTGAACAAGCCGCGCTCCTTGGGCGCCCAAAGCGGGCAGACCCGCGCATTCATGGCGGCGTAGGCGATAACGAGTTTCTTGCCGGGGGCCGCTGCGGCGGATGCTTCCTTGCGAAAGCTCAGAAGGCTCAAAATTAAAAGCAAAACTACTGACAGATTCAACATACGTTCTCCTCTTCCGTCATGCCGGCGTAGGCCGAAATCCACTTTGTCATCGTGCAACATGAGCCATGTGTGGATGCCGGCCTTACCCGGCATGACGGATGATACTCGACACCAATAATCT
Coding sequences within it:
- a CDS encoding ABC transporter substrate-binding protein, yielding MPGKAGIHTWLMLHDDKVDFGLRRHDGRGERMLNLSVVLLLILSLLSFRKEASAAAAPGKKLVIAYAAMNARVCPLWAPKERGLFTKYGFDAEPLFVRGAPTLVSAMASNEIEVGYTGGTAVIGAVASGSDLKVLSALTNRVTYEVVARPNIKTAEDLRGKKFGVQAIGGTVWMGAILALEHLGLDPDRDKIAIIAAGDQSVLAQAVAQGTVDATVLDGVQARPLAAKGLNILADLGKLNLPILSSSIVARDPYIQKNPQMVENVIKSVIEGAAFCLSAKEKPNTLKILQKYLRVSEKDAEEGYRDMVSGLDRRPYANPAGATNVIRLMKRSNPKVENVKPENLIDDRIMKRLDQSGFIDEVLNRYGVK